Part of the Saccharomyces mikatae IFO 1815 strain IFO1815 genome assembly, chromosome: 1 genome is shown below.
GAGGCATCGTCAAACGGCTCGGTTCGTGTCACTCATGGAGAAGTCCCTACTTGAGATCGACCGCATCTTCAAGCGGCAACAACGGCACGCAGCAAAGCCTGCCGCGAGGGCCACTGCCAGTGCGGGCACTAAGTCGGAAGACATGAAGTATCTGCTGTCTGGCTATGACTACTTTGACGTCAGCGTCTCGGGCTGATGATATTCTCCCCGTTCACGCGGAAAGCTATACTGAATACTGTATGtatatgtgtgtgtgtgtgtgtgtgtgtatgtatgcatatatatatctaaGCTAGAAAACCCCTCCCCCAGTGTGACTCGAACGTTCTTCTGTCGCTGGTCCTGCTACTGTAATCACATATGGGCTTGTCTTGTCCAGCAGCGACTGTAATTTAATTGTAATTTAATTTACCCACCCACCCGTCGTTTGCTTTTCTCTACTGCTCGGTTCGATCGCCGAGCGAACGTAAACcgaagaagagaagagaagagaagagaaaaaaggaacCTCAGAAATCAAAGGTAATAAATATCAAGGTTCCCACCTCCACACTCTCCGCCGCTCTACTTACCATGGAACAACCGGACCTCTCATCCGTGGCTATCAGTAAGCCGCTGCTGAAGTTGAAACTTCTCGACGCCCTGCGCCAGGGCAGTTTCCCTAACTTGAAAGATCTCCTACAAAAGCAATTCCAGCCACTAGACGACCCAAACGTCCAACAAGTGCTCCATCTCATGCTGCACTACGCCGTACAAGTCGCCCCCATGGCGACAATAAGGGATATCGTCCACCACTGGGTCGCGACAGATCCTACTTTCTTGAACGTCCATCTCGATCTAAACGAACAAGACCCTAATGGCAACACTCCACTGCACATCGCCGCCTACCAGTCTCGCGGTGACATCGTGGCTTTCCTCCTAGACCAGCCCACCATCAACGACTGCGTGCTCAATAACTCCCACTTGCAGGCCATCGAGATGTGCAAGAACCTAAACATCGCGCAGATGATGCAGGTGAAGCGCTCCACCTACGTCGCAGAGACGGCCCAGGAGTTCAGGACAGCCTTCAACAACAGAGACTTCGGTCACCTAGAGTCCATTCTCTCCAGCCCTCGAAACGCAGAACTGCTCGACATCAATGGCATGGACCCAGAAACCGGCGACACCGTCCTGCACGAATTCGTCAAGAAAAGAGACGTCATCATGTGCCGTTGGTTGCTCGAACACGGCGCCGACCCGTTCAAGAGAGATCGCAAGGGCAAACTGCCCATCGACCTCGTCAGGAAAGTCAACGAAAACGACACCGCCACCAACACCAAGATCGCTATCGACATCGAACTAAGAAAACTGCTGGAAAGGGCCACCAGGGAACAAAGCGTCATTGACGTCACAAACAACAACTTGCACGAGGCCCCCACTTACAAGGGctacttgaaaaaatggacCAATTTCGCTCAAGGATACAAGTTGCGTTGGTTCATCCTCAGTAGCGATGGCAAACTGTCGTACTACATCGATCAGGCTGACACCAAGAACGCCTGTAGAGGCTCACTAAACATGTCTTCGTGCTCCTTGCATTTGGATTCGTCtgaaaagttgaaattCGAAATCATCGGCGGTAACAACGGTGTTATTAGGTGGCATTTGAAGGGGAATCATCCTATCGAGACAAACAGATGGGTTTGGGCCATCCAGGGAGCCATAAGATACGCAAAGGACAGAGAAATTTTGCTACACAATGGCACCTATTCTCCCTCGTTGGCATTGAGCCATGGCTTGTCGCCCAAGGTGCCCAATCCAGAAAACTTGCATGCAACCCCAAAACGTTTGACCAAGAGCCCGCATCTCTCCAAATCCACACTGACACAAAACACTGAgaacgatgatgatgatgacgataataataatgacaaGAATATTagtaacaacaacaacaataataataataataacaaagatgatgatgatagaGACAATGATGACAAATCTCTCGTCGACCCATTGCCCTTGATTTCATCTAGAAGCCAAAGCTTAAGCGATATCAATTCCGGTCCGCATTCCAGAAAGTCCACAGTTTCATTTGCAGGGGTTGATTTACCATTGGATGATGAGCGCTATTCGGACGATGATTCTGACGACGACGGAAACTCTTCCTTTACGGTAGAAAACGATGGCGATGAGGATTTAAACGCCATATACGGACCGTACCTCCAAAAACTACATATGCTACAAAGATCTATTTCAATCGAGTTGGCATCATTGAACGAACTCCTGCAAGATAAACAACAGCATGACGAATATTGGAACACAGTTAACACGTCTATCGGAACCGTCAGCGAGTTTTTCGACAAACTAAATCGTTTAACCTCTCaaagggaaaaaagaatgattGCACAGATGACCAAACAACGCGATGTCAATAACGTCTGGATTCAATCAGTGAAAGATCTGGAAATGGAATTGGTcgataaagatgaaaaattggttGCTTTGGATAAAGAACgcaaaaacttgaaaaaaatgctgcaaaaaaaactgaacAGTCAACCCCAACTCGAAATCGAGTCCAATGAAGATTCTGGCGATGATAATTCAATGATGAAGGGGTCTCAAGAATCAACAAATACccttgaagaaattgtaaaATTCATTGAAGCCACAAAGGAAAGTGACGAAGATTCAGACGCTGACGAATTCTTCGACGCAGAAGAAGCTGCTTCTGACGAAAAGGCAATAGAATCGGAAAACCTGCCCACAAATGAGAGAACTAAGACAAATGAAACACCACAAGATGAAGCGGCAGAAGCCGAAAGCCTCATTGTAATCAGTTCTCCACAagtagaaaagaaaaaccaacttttgaaagaggGGTCATATGTTGGATATGAAGATCCAATGAGAATCAAGCTGGCTTTGGATGAAGACAACCGTCCCAAGATTGGTCTTTGGTCTGTTTTAAAATCTATGGTTGGCCAAGATCTGACCAAACTAACTCTGCCAGTATCGTTCAATGAACCAACATCCCTATTACAAAGGGTTTCCGAAGATATCGAATATTCTCATATCCTTGACCAAGCTGCCACTTTTGAAGACTCATCTTTAAGAACGCTATATGTAGCTGCCTTCACTGCATCAATGTACGCATCTACAACGAATAGGGTTTCTAAACCATTTAATCCCTTGCTCGgagaaacttttgaatATGCCAGGACTGATGGCCAATATCGATTTTTCACCGAACAAGTTTCCCACCATCCACCTATATCTGCTACTTGGACAGAATCCCCCAAATGGGATTTCTACGGTGAGTGTAATGTTGATTCATCATTCAATGGACGTACGTTTGCCGTACAGCATTTAGGATTGTGGTATATTACTATTCGTCCTGATCATAATAGCAATATTCCCGAGGAAACTTACTCCTGGAAAAAACCAAACAATACTGTTATTGGTATTTTGATGGGAAAACCACAAGTTGACAACAGTGGGGACGTCAAAGTTACAAATCATACCACAGGTGACTATTGTATGTTGCATTACAAGGCCCACGGTTGGACCTCGGCCGGTGCATATGAAGTCAGAGGTGAAGTATTCAATAGCAATGGTGAAAAAGTATGGGTTCTTGGTGGACATTGGAATGATTCCATCTACGGGAAAAAAGTGACTGCTAGAGGTGGGGAGTTGACTTTGGACAGAATAAAAACGGCAAATTCTGCTATGGGAGGACCAAAGTTAGATGGttctaaatttttaatttggAAAGCGAATGAAAGACCTTCTGTGCCATTTAATTTAACATCATTTGCATTAACCTTAAATGCTTTGCCTCCCCACTTGTTGCCATATTTGGCACCCACAGATAGTCGTTTGAGGCCTGATCAAAGAGCTATGGAAAATGGTGAGTACGATAAGGCTGCAGAGGAAAAGCACCGTGTAGAAGTGAAGCAAAGGACTGCAAAAAAGGAACGTGAACAAAGAGGAGAAGAATACAGGCCTAGATGGTTTGTCCAAGAAGAACACCCGATCACCAAGAGTTTATATTGGAAATATAATGGTGAGTACTGgatgaagagaaagaacCATGATTTCGGGGATTGTGTTGATATCTTCTAAACTGTACATGCAGCCGCAGAAATATGCACTTATAAGTGTGGATCGAGAACGCTAGTACAGTGCACTATAAACGCATTGAAGACAGGATCTATTTAATTATGTAATATAACGTATTTATACTTTCTTGTTGCACGAATATGTCATTATGATAAGAGTGGAGTTTAGGTTATATCGTTAACAAGTTCTCTTTCTCGAAAGgaacaaaagaacagaCTGTGTGGAAACAAACTATGATCAAACTCATGCCATTCTTGATATTAGCAGCATTTATCCACATCGacaagaaggaagaaacTATATCTGTATAAATCGACCCCCATTGAATCAAGTTCGACTAAGCACATCAATTGTATACACCCGTAGCAATATTGAATGTCGAAGGCCTGAAAAGTTAAGATAAAAAAGAggtttttcatcatttggACGATAGCCGGTCCACAAACCAGGTAGATATTATGAATGGATTCCccaaaatgaaagaaaaaaaagaaaaaaaaacaagaaaaaccaCCGCTGTTCTCTTAGTAATCTTCGGACGCttaacaattttttcaagttctcCATAAGATGTTATTTAGCTCTGGTAATTGTGCCACTAAATGACAGACAATGATTTCCGCGATTATAATGCCCTTTCTAGCCCTTGGGCAGAGATATTTGTTCCCACAGCTCAAGGCAAGCCCATTTCTGCTTCTTACAATACAGATCATTTGATATAGCAATGATTTACGTTACAAGCATTACTGTATATAGTAATATAGGTATTTTGAACAATGCCAACTCACAGTTGCCTTTTAGCTTGAATCTGGACGGTGTCCCGTGGttactttaaaaaaagtCGTTATCATTTGCTGGTTTACACCCTTTTACATAGTTTAATAAAACTTTGTTGGCACCTCTTAAAGTCAGTATGCCTGGATAAACAATTGTGTAGAGTTTTTCCTCGACTTTTTTGGGAATTCAGAGTCTAGCAGTGTCTTTACTGCAGTAGCCCTATCTGCTTATACAATCCAGAGCGTTATGACATATTATAATCATAACAGTTTACACCTCCATTACAGTAGAACTACTCAGGGAGGAAAGATactattgatttttttcacaataAAAGTTCAGATAAACTAATTCGGCAGAAAAACGTTGTCGAGATTATCACACCGCTGTTATTGAAACCGAAGTAAATACCAAAATAAAACATGCTAATCATTGATTTATTCCATGAACAGTTTTTTAGTTGATTCCCATAAAACTGCTTATGTGTAACTCAAATTAGAACTGAGAAGTGAAAATGAACCGAATTTCTACACATAATATGACTGTAaaatcatatttttttaagatATGCATGcgttcaaaaaaatctttgcaATGGTATCGTTCTTTATTGATGCAAAAATCAACATAAAGAGCTAAATCTTTTTGTAATGAATAGTTACTCAATGTACGACACCTTCTAtgcatgaaaaaaaagcttacCATAATTTCAACTATATTTTCAGCAATACACTCCGTATGTGAGTACAAAGAATGCCGTCTGTACGGCTTATATTCTAGTATTCCTCTTGACCAATGGCATCCTAAACCAATATTATTGGTTTCCctgatttctttattaattTTGTATCACCTGgcattttctattttcagTGTTTTTAGCTTTTTTGTCGTGTTGTAAAGTTTCTTTAAAActgagaaaatttttaccTAGCTTATAGCATGCAAATGTTGcaacaatatcaataacATGAATCCCAATTAACCACATGATCTCGCTATATTTTGGAATCAGATGCTTGATGTCATAGTTGCTGCCATTCTTATTTTACCCTCCATCTATCCGTCATGTTAAACAGCGCCCAAGCATGTCGCTATAGAACTCCAGCAACATATCAAGGTTCTGGCTGTATATGTGACATTTGTTCTGTCTTGGGattgttcattttttattcacGATGGATATACCGTGTGCTTTTTTTCGCTGTTGATGTAATCACTATTGCAATACAGTCTTTTGCAGCGCATATACTGCTTTCAGCAATACCATCAGAAAGACCGAACAGCTTTTATACAAAGATCTGCAGAGAAGTACATGGTGCCGCGGATTTCTGTCCCAATCTACTactaatatttttttcagtttctgAGTCTCGATGGATATCGTTGTTTGTATCACAACTCCGAGTACAAATAAGGCCAGCGAAGAATTGACAGCATTGATAATTTCTCCTGAAACTGCTCTTCAGAGAAAACGTGGAGCTCCCTGGTAGCTGTTCTATGGGTAAAACCAAACAGTAAAGTACAAATTTTGTGGatgattcaagaaaatatgaGTGAGGGGAAAGCTTCAGATTTTGCATTCGTGTTAGCTAGATACACTCAAACCGCAAGAATTGCCACTTAAGAATTCGCTTATATCTACAAAACCTTTACTGGAATGCACATTCTTCGGCGACAAAGACGTGGGATGAATATTGACACTGTATGCACAGGCTACCGGAAACAGTAGCTCTTACGTTGGGCAGTTCAGAACATGTTTCAGACTGAAGTTACGGAGACGTTCAACAGCAAGCTAATACTTGTCTCTTCCAGCTTCATGAATGAAAGCCACTGAGGTTTGCTGCTGATTCTGATAAGATATTTTAGCATATCTGCTACTTACCAGTAGCATGAAACCTGTTGGATCATGATATCGAAAGGGCTAATAAACCCATCCTTTCAGTGAAGAGAAGATAATAGCATTCTTAGAAAAGGGCTATTAGTCAAATCCCAAAACtttaatggaaaaaacCGTCATCGTTTGTTTAACTATGATAAATACCTAATTAGGTAGCATCCAAAGCTCAACTAAAGCGTATCTGCTCTTTTTATTGCAAAAAACTTCACCTACGGCCTTTTGCTTACAGACCCTATCGAAAAAGCCAACTAGTTGTGCAACAGAGTCTTTCATACGTTTCCTAATCGCCGGATTTTCGTATAAACAATTCTGAACgcttggaagaaaaaacctCACTATAGTCCACGTTTGTCCTTCATAAAATTAGGTACCCCCACGATCTCAATTATAATAATTATACTACCCAAAGTATCCCAAAACAAGCGTTCTTCCAGAAATATTAAGTCAACCCGCTTAACTGCTTGTGGCTACGGAGAAAAGTACACATTTTGAGAAGGTAAaagaacataaaaaattatgTCATAAGCTGAATCTTGAAGTTTGTTGAGCATATTAAAACAAAAGTGCATGTGATTCATTAGCTCCTTGCGGTACAGTACTCCACGAAATAAAGTTTGTGGAAAAGATGTCCAATCTTGTTGCCCAAAATTTCTGGCAGACTTGAAGTATTACACTGTACGAACATTTCCATACAATCTACTCTCCATGAATCAGGTCACAGTTCCTGTCAACTTTCGGCTATTTCTTAAAAGGATCTTCAAATCCGCCCAGTAAAGCAAATCTTTTCTACGGCTTTTTCTGACACAATTGGTTTTTCCGTGTTTTACCTCTCAATTTCGAAGAACCctatttaagaaaaaaaaccttaTTTTACATTAAGCTTTTTTACACTAAAACTATCGAAGACACTTTTTATTTCGCAGACTATTAT
Proteins encoded:
- the SWH1 gene encoding oxysterol-binding protein related protein SWH1 (similar to Saccharomyces cerevisiae OSH2 (YDL019C) and SWH1 (YAR042W); ancestral locus Anc_3.175) — encoded protein: MEQPDLSSVAISKPLLKLKLLDALRQGSFPNLKDLLQKQFQPLDDPNVQQVLHLMLHYAVQVAPMATIRDIVHHWVATDPTFLNVHLDLNEQDPNGNTPLHIAAYQSRGDIVAFLLDQPTINDCVLNNSHLQAIEMCKNLNIAQMMQVKRSTYVAETAQEFRTAFNNRDFGHLESILSSPRNAELLDINGMDPETGDTVLHEFVKKRDVIMCRWLLEHGADPFKRDRKGKLPIDLVRKVNENDTATNTKIAIDIELRKLLERATREQSVIDVTNNNLHEAPTYKGYLKKWTNFAQGYKLRWFILSSDGKLSYYIDQADTKNACRGSLNMSSCSLHLDSSEKLKFEIIGGNNGVIRWHLKGNHPIETNRWVWAIQGAIRYAKDREILLHNGTYSPSLALSHGLSPKVPNPENLHATPKRLTKSPHLSKSTLTQNTENDDDDDDNNNDKNISNNNNNNNNNNKDDDDRDNDDKSLVDPLPLISSRSQSLSDINSGPHSRKSTVSFAGVDLPLDDERYSDDDSDDDGNSSFTVENDGDEDLNAIYGPYLQKLHMLQRSISIELASLNELLQDKQQHDEYWNTVNTSIGTVSEFFDKLNRLTSQREKRMIAQMTKQRDVNNVWIQSVKDLEMELVDKDEKLVALDKERKNLKKMLQKKLNSQPQLEIESNEDSGDDNSMMKGSQESTNTLEEIVKFIEATKESDEDSDADEFFDAEEAASDEKAIESENLPTNERTKTNETPQDEAAEAESLIVISSPQVEKKNQLLKEGSYVGYEDPMRIKLALDEDNRPKIGLWSVLKSMVGQDLTKLTLPVSFNEPTSLLQRVSEDIEYSHILDQAATFEDSSLRTLYVAAFTASMYASTTNRVSKPFNPLLGETFEYARTDGQYRFFTEQVSHHPPISATWTESPKWDFYGECNVDSSFNGRTFAVQHLGLWYITIRPDHNSNIPEETYSWKKPNNTVIGILMGKPQVDNSGDVKVTNHTTGDYCMLHYKAHGWTSAGAYEVRGEVFNSNGEKVWVLGGHWNDSIYGKKVTARGGELTLDRIKTANSAMGGPKLDGSKFLIWKANERPSVPFNLTSFALTLNALPPHLLPYLAPTDSRLRPDQRAMENGEYDKAAEEKHRVEVKQRTAKKEREQRGEEYRPRWFVQEEHPITKSLYWKYNGEYWMKRKNHDFGDCVDIF